From Cheilinus undulatus linkage group 18, ASM1832078v1, whole genome shotgun sequence, the proteins below share one genomic window:
- the LOC121526468 gene encoding phospholipase A and acyltransferase 4-like, with protein MAPTLFDHGAKHGDLIEIIRDTYRHWAVYIGGNEVVHLIPSVDDSGPFGGFLELIDSSTAQVRRQKIWEVVKHHRFRVNNLLDDEHEPRDPHDIVKDACRMVGQEVPYSVTSHNCEHFVTELRYGKAESRQVKIAAAIGGAAVVGVGLVALGAMIGSLLKGDDKRERRHHK; from the exons ATGGCTCCAACACTG TTTGATCATGGCGCAAAGCACGGGGACCTGATTGAGATTATCCGTGATACATATCGACACTGGGCTGTCTACATCGGTGGAAATGAAGTGGTTCACTTGATTCCCTCTG ttgaTGACTCTGGACCTTTTGGTGGCTTTTTGGAACTCATTGACAGCAGCACAGCACAGGTGAGGCGTCAGAAGATCTGGGAGGTGGTGAAACACCATCGTTTCAGAGTCAACAACCTCCTCGATGATGAGCACGAGCCACGGGACCCTCATGACATCGTGAAGGACGCATGTAGGATGGTGGGTCAGGAGGTGCCGTACTCTGTCACGTCTCACAACTGTGAGCACTTTGTCACAGAGCTACGATACGGCAAGGCTGAGTCCAGACAG GTGAAAATTGCTGCTGCGATTGGAGGTGCAGCAGTAGTGGGCGTTGGTCTTGTGGCTCTGGGAGCTATGATTGGCAGCCTGCTCAAAGGTGACgacaaaagagagaggaggcaTCACAAATGA